In Hominilimicola fabiformis, the following proteins share a genomic window:
- a CDS encoding phosphatase PAP2 family protein, with the protein MTDFITQIDFNILNAIQSIRNPFLDTIMPLITFLGSGGIVWAVTALIMLCFKKSRKTGIIIIVSLLLGLFLSTMGLKNVIARERPYNTEGALLTVENLLIGAPSGRFSFPSGHAISSFSAATVILLYSKKLAIPAIILAALICFTRLYLYVHFPSDVICGALFGILLAFVSNFLVNKIWEKINERKLSNNSKQND; encoded by the coding sequence ATGACAGACTTTATAACGCAGATTGATTTTAATATTTTAAACGCAATTCAAAGCATACGCAATCCGTTTCTTGATACAATTATGCCACTTATAACGTTTTTAGGCAGCGGCGGCATTGTATGGGCTGTAACTGCACTTATAATGCTTTGTTTCAAAAAATCACGAAAAACAGGTATTATAATAATAGTTTCACTGCTTTTGGGATTATTCCTTTCTACAATGGGGCTTAAAAATGTAATTGCACGTGAACGTCCATATAACACCGAAGGAGCGTTGCTTACAGTTGAAAATCTGCTGATAGGCGCGCCGTCGGGAAGATTTTCGTTTCCGTCCGGTCACGCAATATCTTCATTTTCCGCCGCAACGGTTATTTTGCTGTACAGCAAAAAATTAGCCATACCGGCAATTATTCTTGCTGCTTTGATATGCTTTACAAGGCTGTATCTGTATGTACATTTTCCGTCCGACGTTATTTGCGGTGCGTTGTTCGGAATATTGCTCGCGTTCGTGTCAAACTTCTTAGTCAATAAAATATGGGAGAAAATCAATGAAAGAAAATTATCAAATAATTCTAAACAAAACGATTGA
- a CDS encoding type 1 glutamine amidotransferase, with protein MKIKILHLYPDLLNLYGDRGNIECMRKRLMWRGIDAEVVTYTCEDSGFDLSDVDIVFIGGGSDREQKIVCHRLLEHKDEIRNYVEDNGVLVAVCGGYQLLGKYYKLENETIEGLDILNIYTEQGKKRLIGNIVLENDFLNQKIVGFENHGGRTYIGNHTPLGRVVYGYGNDEKSGVEGVVYKNVVATYLHGPLLPKNPALCDYILTNAIKRKNPDFKGLGGLEDTLEDMANQYIVNRFKK; from the coding sequence ATGAAAATCAAAATACTTCATCTTTATCCCGACCTTTTGAATTTATACGGTGACAGAGGAAATATCGAATGTATGCGAAAACGACTTATGTGGCGCGGTATTGACGCGGAGGTTGTGACATACACCTGTGAGGACAGCGGATTTGATTTGTCGGACGTTGATATTGTGTTCATAGGCGGCGGCTCGGACAGAGAACAGAAAATTGTTTGCCACAGACTTTTGGAACACAAGGACGAAATAAGAAATTATGTTGAAGATAACGGTGTACTTGTCGCAGTGTGCGGCGGTTATCAGCTTTTGGGTAAGTATTACAAGCTTGAAAACGAAACAATTGAAGGGCTTGATATACTTAATATTTACACCGAACAAGGCAAAAAACGTCTTATCGGAAATATCGTACTTGAAAATGACTTTCTAAATCAAAAAATTGTCGGTTTTGAAAATCACGGCGGAAGAACTTACATCGGTAATCACACACCGCTCGGCAGAGTTGTTTATGGTTACGGAAACGATGAAAAATCCGGTGTTGAGGGTGTTGTGTATAAAAACGTTGTCGCAACATATTTGCACGGACCGCTTTTGCCTAAAAACCCTGCACTTTGCGATTACATTCTGACAAACGCAATAAAGAGAAAAAATCCCGACTTCAAAGGTCTTGGCGGCTTGGAGGACACTCTTGAAGATATGGCAAACCAATATATTGTAAATAGGTTTAAAAAGTAA
- a CDS encoding Mur ligase family protein — protein MKGITVMRKLLAIWLGKILTIVGKTVGKKSSSSPGAYALKICPDLVKGLEKCVSNGIIVTCGTNGKTTTNNLMASALEAKGYKVICNKLGANMLSGIATTVLQEMSIFGKLKADYACLEIDEAYTPIVFDYVKPDVMVITNLFRDQLDRYGEIDITSDIIKRAIKKVPNLKLVLNGDDPLCVQFGREENVKAYYYGISEKVLPQLDDTKEGRFCPVCGEEQKYNYYHYSQLGDFYCPSCGFKRPEIDFEVKNVSLDTPMKFTINNQPMVINYKGFYNIYNLIAVYGALNVLGEKTDDFAKLLTGYKPQIGRMQEYKFNKPVILSLSKNPAGFNQAIATVNTDKRKKDVIIAINDKANDGRDVSWLWDVDFDKIADENLNTLTTTGIRVYDISLRFKYSDIKVDRMTQDMADAITKCLEMDSEVVYVLVNYTALYSTEAVLKKLGGEA, from the coding sequence TTGAAAGGAATAACTGTAATGAGAAAACTTCTTGCGATATGGCTCGGAAAAATTCTTACCATAGTCGGAAAAACAGTAGGTAAAAAATCATCTTCTTCGCCGGGTGCGTATGCACTTAAAATATGTCCCGACCTTGTAAAAGGCTTGGAGAAATGCGTGTCAAATGGTATAATCGTAACTTGCGGCACAAACGGAAAAACAACGACAAACAATCTTATGGCATCGGCACTTGAGGCAAAGGGATATAAGGTTATTTGCAATAAGCTCGGTGCGAATATGCTTAGCGGTATTGCAACCACCGTTTTACAGGAAATGAGTATATTCGGCAAATTAAAAGCGGACTATGCGTGTCTTGAAATTGACGAGGCGTACACGCCGATAGTGTTTGACTATGTAAAGCCCGATGTTATGGTTATAACGAACCTATTCCGTGACCAGCTTGACAGATACGGCGAAATTGACATTACTTCGGATATTATCAAGCGTGCAATAAAGAAAGTGCCGAATTTAAAACTTGTTTTAAACGGTGACGATCCGCTGTGCGTTCAGTTCGGCAGAGAGGAAAACGTCAAGGCTTATTATTACGGAATATCCGAAAAGGTACTTCCGCAGCTTGACGATACAAAGGAAGGGCGTTTCTGTCCTGTATGCGGTGAGGAACAGAAGTACAATTACTATCATTACAGTCAGCTCGGCGATTTTTATTGCCCGTCGTGCGGTTTCAAGCGACCTGAGATTGATTTTGAAGTCAAGAATGTATCGCTCGACACACCGATGAAGTTTACGATAAACAATCAGCCTATGGTGATAAATTACAAAGGTTTTTACAATATATATAACCTTATTGCCGTATACGGTGCACTAAATGTTTTGGGAGAAAAAACGGATGATTTCGCAAAACTTTTGACAGGCTACAAACCGCAAATCGGCAGAATGCAGGAATACAAATTCAACAAGCCCGTTATACTAAGTCTTTCAAAAAATCCCGCAGGATTTAACCAAGCCATTGCAACGGTAAATACGGACAAGCGTAAGAAAGACGTTATAATCGCAATCAATGACAAGGCTAATGACGGTCGTGACGTGTCGTGGCTGTGGGACGTGGACTTTGATAAAATTGCGGACGAAAACCTGAACACGCTTACAACAACAGGTATCAGAGTTTACGATATAAGTCTTAGATTTAAGTATTCGGATATAAAGGTTGACCGTATGACGCAGGATATGGCGGACGCAATTACAAAATGTCTTGAAATGGACAGCGAAGTTGTCTATGTACTTGTGAATTATACCGCACTTTATTCGACAGAGGCGGTACTTAAAAAGCTCGGAGGTGAGGCATAA
- a CDS encoding epoxyqueuosine reductase QueH, translating into MKENYQIILNKTIDEIQKNNTVPSLLLHSCCAPCSSYVLEYLSEYFDITIFYYNPNISPEEEFYKRVSEQKRLINEMPLKRKVKFIEGKYDCEKFYSIAKGLENLKEGGERCFKCYRLRLEETAKTAQKDGFDYFTTTLSISPHKNAQVLNQIGLELEESYSVKYLCSDFKKKNGYKRSCELSEIYGLYRQNYCGCIYSKLEAEEREKAKNNNEQPLSVQ; encoded by the coding sequence ATGAAAGAAAATTATCAAATAATTCTAAACAAAACGATTGACGAAATTCAAAAAAACAATACCGTTCCGTCACTTCTTCTGCACAGCTGTTGTGCGCCTTGTTCAAGCTATGTACTTGAATATTTGTCGGAATATTTTGATATAACTATTTTCTATTACAATCCGAATATTTCACCCGAAGAAGAATTTTATAAGCGTGTCAGCGAGCAAAAGCGTCTTATAAATGAAATGCCTTTAAAGAGAAAAGTAAAGTTTATCGAGGGCAAATATGACTGTGAAAAATTTTATTCGATTGCAAAAGGGCTTGAAAATCTCAAAGAGGGCGGCGAGCGTTGCTTTAAATGTTACCGACTTCGCCTTGAAGAAACAGCAAAAACCGCCCAAAAGGACGGTTTTGATTACTTCACTACCACGCTTTCGATCAGTCCGCATAAAAATGCTCAGGTGCTTAACCAAATCGGTCTTGAACTTGAAGAAAGCTACAGCGTTAAATATCTATGCTCCGATTTCAAAAAGAAAAACGGTTATAAGCGTTCTTGTGAACTTTCGGAAATATACGGTCTTTATCGTCAGAATTACTGCGGTTGTATTTATTCAAAGCTTGAAGCCGAAGAACGTGAAAAAGCTAAAAATAATAACGAACAGCCGCTATCTGTGCAATAA
- a CDS encoding YdcF family protein, which translates to MRVILFILGLLFSADGLYFASTTSMGVGEAFTVAIGIMFILWSTFYDAFKTKGFLKFIKGLFTFGMIVLVIYSGIICVVGKSDNATYREDYIIVLGAGLKGDTPSLALERRLEKAAEYMNKNGNAIAIVSGGQGKGETISEAQAMENYLLNHGIREDRIIKEDNSTSTYENFEYSKLIMDEGQAVFVTNEFHVLRSELMAKINGIDATHIGASTPIPLLPVSCVREFIAQIAAVRYYF; encoded by the coding sequence ATGCGAGTAATATTATTTATATTGGGATTGCTTTTTTCGGCGGACGGACTTTATTTTGCGTCAACCACATCAATGGGCGTGGGTGAGGCATTTACCGTTGCGATAGGTATTATGTTTATATTATGGAGTACGTTTTACGACGCGTTCAAAACAAAAGGCTTTTTGAAATTTATAAAAGGTTTGTTTACGTTCGGAATGATTGTACTTGTGATTTATTCGGGGATTATATGCGTTGTCGGAAAAAGTGACAATGCGACATACAGAGAAGATTATATAATCGTGCTTGGTGCGGGACTGAAAGGCGATACACCGTCTTTGGCACTTGAAAGACGACTTGAAAAAGCGGCTGAATATATGAACAAAAACGGAAATGCAATAGCAATAGTCAGCGGCGGACAAGGCAAAGGCGAAACAATTTCAGAGGCACAGGCAATGGAAAACTACCTTTTAAATCACGGAATAAGAGAAGACAGAATTATAAAAGAGGACAACTCCACAAGCACATATGAAAATTTTGAATATTCAAAGTTGATAATGGACGAGGGACAAGCCGTATTTGTCACAAACGAATTTCACGTTTTGCGTTCGGAATTGATGGCAAAAATAAACGGCATAGACGCAACACATATAGGTGCGTCTACACCGATACCGCTTTTGCCTGTATCTTGCGTGCGTGAATTTATTGCACAGATAGCGGCTGTTCGTTATTATTTTTAG